The following coding sequences are from one Candidatus Methylomirabilota bacterium window:
- the mltG gene encoding endolytic transglycosylase MltG, translating into MEREPTPPTEHRRPRRRRAILFVAALLFVLGAIEVGRALVPPPALRAGARTVEIPPQHGLLDIARILSEEGVIRSRVAFVGLAVLRGTARSLKAGEYEIPQGATVLTTLELLEVGKVKPHLIVVPEGFTVRELARQLETEGIAPAADVLSVAQSPSFAQNLGIEADGVEGYLFPDTYRVTKGMRVEEVLGRMVHRFREKVATPDVLTRAAARGLTLHELLTLASIIEKETGVPEERSLIAGVFWNRLQRDMPLQADPTVAYAVGKDGRAPTREDLQIDHPFNTYRNRGLPPGPIGNPGRASVEAALEPAKVPYLYFVSIDDRRHQFSATLEEHNHAVARYRQSRGRPGAL; encoded by the coding sequence ATGGAGCGAGAACCGACGCCCCCCACGGAGCACCGCCGGCCGCGGCGCCGGCGGGCCATTCTCTTCGTCGCGGCGCTCCTCTTCGTCCTCGGCGCGATCGAGGTCGGACGCGCCCTCGTCCCGCCTCCGGCCCTCCGGGCCGGCGCCCGGACGGTGGAGATCCCGCCCCAGCATGGCCTCCTCGACATCGCGCGAATCCTGTCCGAGGAGGGCGTGATCCGGAGCCGCGTGGCGTTCGTCGGCCTCGCGGTCCTGCGCGGGACGGCGCGATCGCTGAAGGCGGGGGAGTACGAGATCCCCCAGGGCGCCACCGTCTTGACCACCCTCGAGCTCCTCGAGGTGGGAAAGGTCAAGCCGCACCTGATCGTCGTCCCGGAGGGCTTCACGGTGCGGGAGCTGGCGCGACAGCTCGAGACGGAGGGAATCGCTCCCGCGGCGGATGTCCTGAGCGTGGCCCAGAGCCCGTCCTTCGCCCAGAACCTCGGGATCGAGGCTGACGGGGTCGAGGGCTACCTCTTCCCCGATACCTATCGGGTGACCAAAGGGATGCGCGTCGAGGAGGTTCTGGGCCGGATGGTGCATCGCTTCCGCGAGAAGGTGGCGACTCCTGACGTCCTGACGCGGGCCGCGGCGCGAGGGCTGACGCTCCACGAGCTCCTCACGCTCGCCTCGATCATCGAGAAGGAGACGGGCGTCCCCGAGGAGCGCTCCCTCATCGCCGGGGTCTTCTGGAACCGTCTCCAGCGCGACATGCCGCTCCAGGCCGATCCCACGGTGGCCTATGCGGTCGGCAAGGACGGCCGGGCGCCGACGCGGGAGGACCTCCAGATCGATCATCCGTTCAACACGTATCGGAACCGGGGGCTGCCGCCCGGCCCGATCGGCAACCCCGGGCGGGCGTCGGTCGAGGCCGCCCTCGAGCCCGCCAAAGTACCTTATCTCTACTTCGTCTCGATCGACGACCGCCGGCATCAGTTCTCGGCGACACTCGAGGAGCACAACCACGCGGTCGCCCGTTATCGCCAGAGTCGCGGCCGTCCCGGCGCCCTTTGA
- a CDS encoding lysophospholipid acyltransferase family protein, with protein MSQTHGQTPSTSPSAPVAPPEALPALYAGLRYLLRPMLRRFFDFRVAGLEHIPRSGPFIVAANHVNYLDGVLLGVALPRKIVFLVMPRVYRATPLHPYFHRHVGSIPIELARPDPGAIRRALRVLERGGVVGIFPEGPFSRNGGLVRGQAGVALVALRAGVPVVPAAITGTFQALAARPWHIPRPVPLRVRFGRALRFTPFTRPRLTQTVREDVTSRIMAEIAALLADEQRGLGRVPGPVGAP; from the coding sequence ATGAGCCAGACCCACGGGCAGACGCCGTCCACCTCGCCGTCCGCCCCGGTCGCCCCACCGGAGGCGCTCCCCGCCCTCTACGCGGGCCTCCGCTATCTCCTCCGGCCGATGCTCCGGCGCTTCTTCGACTTCCGCGTGGCCGGCCTCGAGCACATCCCGCGCTCCGGCCCCTTCATCGTCGCCGCCAATCATGTCAACTATCTCGACGGCGTCCTCCTCGGCGTCGCCTTGCCGCGGAAGATCGTGTTCCTGGTGATGCCGCGCGTCTATCGCGCCACTCCGCTCCATCCCTACTTCCACCGGCACGTGGGCTCGATCCCGATCGAGCTCGCGCGGCCCGACCCCGGGGCCATCCGGCGCGCCCTGCGTGTCCTGGAAAGAGGCGGCGTGGTCGGGATCTTCCCCGAGGGGCCCTTCAGCCGCAACGGCGGGCTGGTGCGCGGTCAGGCGGGCGTGGCCCTGGTCGCGCTCCGGGCGGGCGTGCCCGTGGTGCCGGCGGCGATCACCGGCACGTTCCAGGCGCTCGCGGCGCGGCCCTGGCACATCCCGCGTCCGGTCCCGCTTCGGGTCCGCTTCGGCCGGGCGCTCCGGTTCACGCCCTTCACGCGCCCGCGGCTCACCCAGACCGTGCGCGAGGACGTGACGAGCCGGATCATGGCGGAGATTGCCGCGCTCCTCGCCGACGAACAGCGCGGCCTGGGCCGCGTGCCGGGACCGGTTGGCGCGCCGTGA
- the argH gene encoding argininosuccinate lyase, whose translation MTAAGPPGTPWGGRFTAPPDATAQVFTASLPFDHRLWSVDIQGSEAWARALAQGGVLSAVELERILDGLAAVRSELAAGTFPFRLELEDIHMNIERRLTEKIGPVGGKLHTGRSRNDQIALDMRLWLRSEIDAIQGALRDLQAALLTQAEQHRDCPMPGYTHLQRAQPILVAHHLLAYVFMLQRDRGRYADTRRRLDVLPLGAGALAGTTVPVDRHALARDLGFAAPSPNSMDAVSDRDFALEFLAASAILAMHLSRLCEEIVLWASAEFGFVDLPDAYATGSSIMPQKKNPDIAELVRGKTGRVYGNLMRLLTVMKGLPLAYHSDMQEDKEGFFDAADTVRACLGILAPLVHALRFRRERLRALAGEGYSTATDLADYLVRKGVPFREAHEVVGKAVALALERGIGLHELPLGELHTLSPLFEVDFREAVSVEASLAARRAYGGTAPAAVERELVEARSLVEAP comes from the coding sequence GTGACGGCGGCCGGTCCGCCCGGGACGCCGTGGGGGGGACGATTCACCGCGCCGCCCGACGCGACGGCCCAGGTCTTCACCGCCTCCCTGCCCTTCGATCATCGGCTGTGGTCGGTCGACATCCAGGGGAGCGAGGCCTGGGCGCGCGCCCTGGCCCAGGGCGGTGTGCTCTCGGCGGTCGAGCTCGAGCGAATCCTGGACGGTCTCGCGGCAGTCCGCAGCGAGCTCGCCGCCGGGACGTTCCCGTTCCGCCTCGAGCTGGAAGACATCCACATGAACATCGAACGCCGGCTCACCGAGAAGATCGGGCCGGTGGGCGGTAAGCTCCACACCGGCCGCTCGCGCAACGACCAGATCGCGCTCGACATGCGGCTGTGGCTCCGGTCGGAGATCGATGCGATCCAGGGGGCGCTCCGGGACCTCCAGGCCGCCCTTCTCACCCAGGCCGAGCAGCACCGCGACTGCCCCATGCCCGGCTACACGCATCTCCAGCGTGCCCAGCCCATTCTGGTGGCCCACCACCTGCTCGCCTACGTCTTCATGCTGCAGCGGGACCGCGGCCGATACGCGGACACGCGGCGCCGGCTCGACGTGCTGCCGCTCGGCGCGGGGGCGCTGGCCGGCACCACCGTCCCCGTCGATCGCCACGCGCTGGCCCGGGACCTCGGCTTCGCCGCCCCGAGCCCCAACAGCATGGACGCCGTCTCCGATCGCGACTTCGCCCTCGAGTTCCTCGCCGCCTCGGCCATCCTCGCCATGCACCTCTCCCGCCTGTGCGAGGAGATCGTCCTCTGGGCGTCCGCGGAGTTCGGCTTCGTCGACCTGCCCGATGCCTACGCGACCGGATCCTCGATCATGCCGCAGAAGAAGAACCCCGACATCGCCGAGCTGGTCCGCGGCAAGACCGGCCGTGTCTACGGGAACCTCATGCGCCTGCTGACGGTCATGAAGGGGCTGCCGCTCGCCTATCATTCCGACATGCAGGAGGACAAGGAGGGGTTCTTCGACGCGGCCGATACCGTGCGGGCATGCCTCGGCATCCTGGCGCCGCTGGTGCACGCGCTCCGCTTCCGTCGCGAGCGGCTCCGCGCGCTGGCCGGCGAAGGATACTCGACGGCGACCGACCTGGCCGACTACCTGGTGCGGAAGGGCGTGCCGTTCCGCGAGGCGCACGAGGTCGTGGGCAAGGCGGTGGCGCTCGCGCTCGAGCGCGGCATCGGGCTCCACGAGCTGCCGCTCGGGGAGCTGCACACCCTGTCGCCGCTCTTCGAGGTGGACTTCCGCGAGGCCGTCAGCGTCGAGGCGTCGCTGGCCGCGCGCCGGGCCTACGGGGGAACCGCCCCCGCCGCCGTCGAGCGGGAGCTGGTGGAGGCGCGCTCGCTCGTGGAGGCGCCGTGA